The Populus alba chromosome 6, ASM523922v2, whole genome shotgun sequence genomic interval GTAGGCAACCAGACCAACTTTAACCgggtaaaagaagaagacaatgaacagtGTCGTCTGGTCCTCTTTTGAACtcaaaaaactcaattatacaaaataaaattttaaagaccaaattacaagtttataaaaaaataaaaaaacactgttGAAATCCAAGGTGAAATATAAGAGGATGAGCAGTAATAAACATCGAAAATTGCCTAAAGGAAAACCTTggctcttttagtttttataaaacaatattatttttggtttggattATTATCAtccctttttttataataaaaattttagatttatcatcGAAATTCACAAAATATTGATAAGattcatttaattcaaaaaatattgatttatctaCATTCATATAATTGCTCTATTCTGTGtctaaatatcattaaaattttatgattttttttattacataacaAGCCATCAATAAAGATATTTCCCATAAATGAAAGTTAAGTTATTCAACCTTTGACTTGTTAGGCgagatttttcatgaaaagaagcGTAGCGTGTAGTGTTTGTAAGGGATTCAGTCAGCAGGAACCCAAATTCATTGAACCATTTGGACGTAGATATGATGTTTTGTCCTTCGGGAACATTAATACTAAGCAATTATTAGttcaatatatacatatacagaCAGACACACACTTCTCTGCCAGAGAGTTAAgcatatgaaaaaatatgtcAGGGCAAtagaaatatatacatataaggCATGGTGTATATTTGCATACACGATCTTTATCACAAATCAGGTCCTTGGTACACACAATGAAAGGCATGGTGTTTTTggtatttatcttattttactCATATTCTGAACtcaaaaaactcaattatacaaaataaaattttgaagatcaaattaaaagtttataaaaaaatacactgtTGAAGCAGTAATAAACATCAAAAATTGCTAAAGGAAAACCTTggctcttttagtttttactttaatataaaaaaccaaaccgaaccaaatcAAAACTAGTTAGTTATATCtattttggattgatttaagttttttttatatataaaattttaatttaattattttttatagctaaaaaccaaaccaaataaaaaataattccctCCCAACAATATATTGCTCCCTGTATTGCATCGTGATCTCATTGGTTCTGCCTTTCCTCTCCTCGccttttgtaatttattttgaggGCTTGCAGCAGCCCCTTTCTTCAATCTTCACAcaaaaaggttaaaaataaaaaagcacttcATTACATTGAAACCACCATGTCACCTTGAGAACAATACATTCGTCTTCAGCTATAACTGTCTTTAGTTTAGCatgctgttttattttttcacgacAAAAGCACCTCCTTCACCAATTTGTCTAAATTCATAGACGATGAACCACTTGGACCATTGGCCTCCTCTGCTAGTTTTTTCCACTCCATGGCTTTCTTCTTCATGCTCTTACCTTTCTCTCCCTCCATCAACTCTCTCACAAGCTTCTCCACTTTATCTCTTTTCACATTGTTATCAATCTCCATTCCAATTCCCCACTCAGAGCATGTGTACCTACAGTTTGTTTGCTGATCAGCAAAGAATGGCCAACAAAGCATAGGCACACCAGAAGAAAGGCTCTCAATTGTTGATGTTAGCATTACGGAGACAACAATGTCCCACCATGTGCAAGTGGGAATACCTAATCTCCCACTTTGCACATGGTGGAGGACACAAATGGGTGGCATTAATCATGGCATGATTTATGCCCCTTCACCTCCCACCATTGTATATGTATATGAGCTGTGTGTGTGCGTAATAAACTGTGAGGAGAAGAAGAGAGTTACAGTTGCgtgaaacacagagagaagagagaacagAGAAGAATAGATAGAGCTTGAGAGAGTAGAGTAGAGTTGAGAGAGTTTTATCTCCTCCTACTTTGGTTGTATTGTTTCTAAGATTGATTAATACAAACCAACTTTAACCgggtaaaagaagaaaacaatgaaCAGTGTCGTCTGGTCCTCttttaaactcaaaaaactcaattatacaaaataaaattttgaagatcaaattaaaagtttataagaaaaaaaagaaaaaaacactgttGAAATCCAAGGTGAAATATAAGAGGATGAGCAGTAATAAACATCGAAAATTGCCAAACGAAAACCTTggctcttttagtttttactataataaataaaattatagtacTTTCTCAATCTTCGGCCATTAAAAGGGGGTGAATCTAAAagtaaattgatgaaaatacTGCCTGTCGAGCAGACAGCAGAGAGCAGCTACACAGCTAGTTCTTGATATGTTTTCAAAACTCATATACGATCGAGTTTACCTCAACAATATATTGCTCCCTGTATTGCATCGTGATCTCATTGGTTCTGCCTTTCCTCTCCTCGcctattgtaatttattttgaggGCTTGCAGCCCCTTTCTTCAATCTTCACACAAAaaggtgaaaaataaaaaagcacttcATTACAATGAAACCACCATGTCACCTTGAGAACAATACATTCGTCTTCAGCTTTAACTGTCTTTAGTTTAGCatgcagttttattttttcacgacAAAAGCACTTCCTTCACCAATTTGTCTAAATTCATAGACGATGAACCACTTGGACCATTGGCCTCCTCTGCTAGTTTTTTCCACTCCATGGCTTTCTTCTTCATGCTCTTACCTTTCTCTCCCTCCATCAACTCTCTCACAAGCTTCTCCACTTTATCTCTTTCCGCATTGCTATCAATCTCCATTCCAATGCCCCACTCATTGCAAGTGTACCTACAGTTTGTTTGTTGATCACCAAAGAACGGCAAACAAAGCATGGGCACCCCAGAAGAAATGCTCTCAGCTGTTGAATTCCATCCACTATGTGTTAGGAAGCCTCCTATTGATGGGTGGTTCAGAACTTCCTCTTGTGGACACCAGTTTGAAATAAATCCTCTGTCTTTAGTCTCGACAGTGAATTCTGGTGGCAATATGGCGGAGTCGCCTGTGACCATGTCAGGCCTTATTATCCATAAAAATGGGTGACCACTTTTAGCAAGTCCCATTCCCAATTCAATCAGCTGCTGCTTTGTGGCGACCGCTACGCTACCAAAATTCACATAAAGCACGGAGTTTGGTTTCTTGGAATCAAGCCATTGGAGACACTCAACCTCTTCTTTCCATAGATTATATCCAATAGAATCTAGATCATCTTCTTTCATTTGATTGAGAAG includes:
- the LOC140955751 gene encoding 7-deoxyloganetin glucosyltransferase-like, producing the protein MPPICVLHHVQSGRLGIPTCTWWDIVVSVMLTSTIESLSSGVPMLCWPFFADQQTNCRYTCSEWGIGMEIDNNVKRDKVEKLVRELMEGEKGKSMKKKAMEWKKLAEEANGPSGSSSMNLDKLVKEVLLS